DNA sequence from the Candidatus Poribacteria bacterium genome:
ACGAACCCGTCGAATACTTACGCTTCAACCGTAGAAGTCGTGAGGATGTGCTCGGCGTACGGCTTGACTATCAGTTCACGCAACGAATGAACATTCTCGGTGGTTTCCAATATAGGAAGTTCACTAACCGTGATAATAATTTCAAGAACTATTTGACAAACTTCCCAGAAGATGAGGATGTCCCAGTCCTCTTCCGACCGGACCTGCGAACACGGATATTTGAGGTCCAAGCAATCAACCGCGGTGAATGGCTTGGGTTTAACATTGTTATCCTCGCTGGTTACCGGCGAACCACCATCCTGCTTGACCATACGACGAGTAATACGACGTTTGTCCGAGCAATGATGGGTTTCTAGATGATATTTGGATCACTGGACACGAAGAGATCGTGTCCAGTGATCTTATGTCTCGCAATATTACCCCTGCTGCCATTTTCTGTAATGCCTGAACAAAACGCGTAACTTCTTAAGCACTCAGGTGTTTTTTAATGAAAATGGCGTTGTAAGTGGAAGGAACAGTCCCGAGACCGGACCTATCCAACCTGAAAATTTGTGTAGTTTTGAAACACTCAAATGTTAGCCAAATTGAGTTGTTGGGCGAGGTTCCCACAACACTTTATGAGATGATTTTGAGAGACTTGCCAACGCGCTCGGCAAGTTACCCTAAGGAGGATCAGAACGAATGACTCGTTTAAGTTTGGTGTTAATTTTAATTGCTTGTGTCAGCATGTCTGTCGGCGTTGCCTACGCCCAAGACGCAAGCGGTGGAACTGTCCGAGGTCAAATCGTTGATACAACCACGGCACAGAGCCCAATCGAAGGCGTTCAAGTCAAGATTGTTGCCCAAGGTGGCGAGGAATATGAAGCGACAACGGATGCGAACGGTGATTATGAACGCTCCGGTGTTCCAGCAGGTCGTTACCTCATCAGTATCTATAGAGAAGGATACGGTGATCGGCTTGGTAAACCCGTTACAGTTGTTAATGGTGGTGACCACTTCGTGCCACTGAAGATGACCAAGAAAGACAATATCATTACTTTCTTCCAGAAGTTCGGATTTGTGTTCTGGCCGCTCGCGCTTTGTTCCATTACGGCATTGACTTTCATTATTGAAAGGCTTTTCACCTTTGTCCGGAACCGCTCTCGAATTGGAACCGAACAGTTTATCGCCAGTATTGCTGATTCACTACGTAAAGAGAACATTATGGAAGCCGTTTCCACTTGCGAAGAAGCTGGTGGACCGCTTGCGAATGTCCTTAAAGCAGGATTGCTGCGATACAGCCAAGCCCAAATTGAGGAACGCGATATTAGCAAAGAAGAAATTCAGGAAGCCATTGAGGAGGCAAGCCTCCTTGAAATTCCTGAGCTGGAAAGGAACCTACCGGTTCTTGGTACAGTTGCAGTCGTTTCTCCGCTGTTTGGTTTGCTCGGAACAGTTACAGGTATGATTAGTGCGTTTACAACAATCGCGCTTGAGGGTACTGGTGACCCGCAGCAGCTCGCCGGTGGTATCTCACAGGCACTTCTCACAACTGCTGCTGGCTTGACAGTTGCTATTCCTTGCCTGATTTTCTTCCAACTCTTCGATAGCTGGGTTAACAGACACATGGTTGAGATCTCTCAGGTTTCTACCGAGATCGTGAACCAGCTGATTGTTGGTGAAGGCGGCGACGCTTAGTCTATTCTTGGAATGGAACGGGTGGGTGTTTCACTCGCCCCTTCTAATTCTTATTAATGAGAAAGGAGATTCTGAATGGCACAAGTCAACGGAGACCAGAAATTGAGTCTGCTTGCGACCAAGATTCGGGAACGCAAACCACCAACGC
Encoded proteins:
- a CDS encoding MotA/TolQ/ExbB proton channel family protein — protein: MTRLSLVLILIACVSMSVGVAYAQDASGGTVRGQIVDTTTAQSPIEGVQVKIVAQGGEEYEATTDANGDYERSGVPAGRYLISIYREGYGDRLGKPVTVVNGGDHFVPLKMTKKDNIITFFQKFGFVFWPLALCSITALTFIIERLFTFVRNRSRIGTEQFIASIADSLRKENIMEAVSTCEEAGGPLANVLKAGLLRYSQAQIEERDISKEEIQEAIEEASLLEIPELERNLPVLGTVAVVSPLFGLLGTVTGMISAFTTIALEGTGDPQQLAGGISQALLTTAAGLTVAIPCLIFFQLFDSWVNRHMVEISQVSTEIVNQLIVGEGGDA